A single window of Syntrophus aciditrophicus SB DNA harbors:
- a CDS encoding DUF502 domain-containing protein, protein MGKKLRGIFLTGLAVTVPLGLTIYILSLIVKAMDSLLTFIPRSYQPEALLGMRIPGLGIMITLIIVFVCGLVTQSYIGGKMVNMGESLLHKIPVVRSIYNAFKQIFDTLFISKNQNFKKVVLVEFPRKGLYSVGFMTGTTDSEHSKKLCEKNCRVFVPTTPNPTTGFLIMVNDDELIELDITVEAAFTLIISGGIVAPPNQ, encoded by the coding sequence TTGGGGAAAAAACTGAGAGGCATCTTTTTAACCGGACTGGCGGTGACCGTCCCATTGGGATTGACGATTTATATCCTTTCCCTGATCGTCAAGGCAATGGACAGCCTCCTGACCTTCATACCCCGGTCCTATCAGCCGGAAGCGCTTCTGGGAATGCGTATACCGGGACTGGGGATCATGATCACGCTGATTATTGTCTTTGTCTGCGGGCTCGTCACTCAAAGTTATATCGGTGGCAAGATGGTGAATATGGGAGAATCACTGCTGCATAAGATTCCAGTCGTGCGCAGTATTTACAACGCCTTCAAACAGATTTTCGACACACTCTTTATCAGTAAGAATCAAAATTTCAAGAAAGTGGTTCTTGTGGAATTTCCTCGTAAAGGGCTTTACAGCGTCGGATTTATGACTGGAACAACGGACAGCGAACATTCAAAAAAATTATGTGAAAAAAACTGCCGCGTCTTTGTCCCTACGACGCCTAATCCGACAACGGGATTTCTGATTATGGTCAATGATGATGAGCTGATCGAATTGGATATAACGGTGGAAGCCGCCTTTACGCTGATCATTTCCGGAGGAATCGTCGCGCCGCCGAATCAGTAA
- the rsmA gene encoding 16S rRNA (adenine(1518)-N(6)/adenine(1519)-N(6))-dimethyltransferase RsmA codes for MTFVRQILRNHDIKPVKRLGQCFLADFSVMKKIVELAEIKEDETIVEIGSGLGLMTSLMAERAAWVHAVEIDGKLVSVLKERLKEYHNVTVIHGDILKYDFLTALGENSVKKIKIIGNIPYSISSPILFHILDHRKQISTAVLMMQKEVADRLCAVPGTKAYGIPTVLFGLYARISRELTVAPGCFYPKPEVTSTVVKMLIPEEPLYWVENDALFFRLVKAAFAQRRKTLLNNMKNAHWKDCDAGRIENLLRDMGAGEKIRAEELSIQQFAALCNSLSYS; via the coding sequence ATGACATTCGTTCGACAGATTCTCCGTAATCATGATATCAAGCCGGTAAAGAGACTCGGCCAATGTTTTCTTGCAGATTTCTCCGTCATGAAGAAGATTGTGGAGCTTGCGGAAATCAAGGAGGATGAAACCATCGTGGAGATCGGTTCGGGATTGGGCCTGATGACCTCCCTGATGGCGGAACGCGCCGCCTGGGTTCATGCCGTGGAAATCGATGGAAAACTGGTTTCCGTTTTGAAAGAGCGGCTTAAGGAATATCACAATGTCACGGTGATTCATGGAGATATTCTGAAGTATGATTTTCTGACCGCATTGGGTGAAAATTCTGTTAAAAAGATCAAGATCATAGGAAATATCCCTTACAGTATTTCCTCTCCGATTCTGTTTCATATTCTTGACCATCGAAAGCAGATCTCGACGGCCGTGCTGATGATGCAGAAGGAAGTGGCCGACCGCTTGTGTGCCGTTCCTGGGACGAAAGCTTACGGGATTCCCACCGTGCTCTTTGGTCTCTACGCTAGAATTTCCCGTGAACTGACCGTTGCGCCGGGTTGTTTCTATCCGAAGCCGGAGGTAACTTCCACGGTCGTTAAAATGCTGATCCCGGAAGAACCACTGTATTGGGTCGAAAATGACGCGTTGTTTTTCCGTCTTGTGAAAGCTGCCTTTGCTCAACGTCGAAAAACGCTTTTAAATAATATGAAAAACGCACACTGGAAAGATTGTGATGCCGGGAGAATAGAAAATTTATTAAGGGATATGGGAGCCGGTGAGAAAATCAGGGCGGAAGAGCTGTCAATTCAACAATTTGCGGCACTGTGCAATTCCCTTTCATATTCGTGA
- the lptG gene encoding LPS export ABC transporter permease LptG: MTILDRYISREFLRFFLLVILSFLSLFLIVDFFEKLKMLINYSATFYQILAFFFFRIPMMLSLTIPAAVLLSSLLTFGSLSKNSEIVAMRASGVSLYRSSIPILLISFLIALFTFVFSELITPYANEKAEYIRKVEIEKKEIQGIFKQEQIWYRGTRGIYNFKLFDPEHNTLRGITLNYMDRKMNLIMRVDAERAVWDRNQWVFYNLLIVRFDSAGFPVMERYGEKILDFPETPSDFRVIQKDSEQMGYFELRKYVQKIRTEGYDATRYLADLHGKIAFPFVCVLLAVIGISFSLKTERSGGLAGSIFAGLIIGFSYWILFAFSMSLGRSGTLPPLLAAWLANLLFGLSALVLFKHVRT; encoded by the coding sequence ATGACAATCCTTGATCGCTATATTTCCAGGGAATTTCTGAGGTTTTTCCTTCTGGTCATTCTCTCCTTTCTTTCTCTATTTCTGATTGTCGATTTCTTCGAAAAACTGAAAATGCTGATCAACTACAGTGCGACGTTTTACCAGATTCTCGCCTTTTTCTTCTTCCGCATACCGATGATGCTTTCACTGACCATTCCCGCTGCCGTCCTTCTGTCCTCCCTGCTGACCTTCGGCTCTCTTTCAAAAAACAGTGAAATCGTGGCCATGCGGGCCAGTGGGGTCAGCCTCTATCGTTCTTCCATTCCTATCCTGTTGATTTCTTTCCTGATTGCCTTATTCACGTTTGTCTTCAGTGAACTGATCACACCCTATGCAAATGAAAAGGCAGAATATATAAGGAAGGTCGAAATCGAAAAAAAGGAGATTCAGGGAATATTCAAGCAGGAACAGATCTGGTATCGCGGCACCAGAGGAATATACAATTTCAAGCTTTTTGACCCGGAGCATAATACCCTCCGGGGGATTACCCTGAATTATATGGACCGTAAAATGAATCTGATCATGCGCGTTGATGCGGAACGGGCCGTATGGGACAGAAATCAATGGGTTTTTTACAACCTTCTGATCGTTCGGTTTGATTCAGCGGGGTTTCCTGTTATGGAACGTTATGGTGAAAAGATACTTGATTTTCCGGAAACCCCTTCTGATTTCAGGGTGATCCAGAAGGATTCGGAGCAGATGGGATACTTTGAGTTGAGAAAATATGTCCAGAAAATCCGCACGGAGGGCTACGACGCCACACGGTATCTGGCCGATCTGCACGGCAAGATCGCCTTTCCCTTCGTCTGCGTCCTCCTGGCTGTCATCGGGATATCCTTTTCCCTGAAGACGGAAAGAAGCGGGGGACTGGCCGGAAGCATCTTCGCCGGATTGATCATCGGATTTTCTTACTGGATCCTGTTCGCCTTTTCCATGTCGCTTGGACGCTCAGGAACCCTCCCCCCTCTTCTTGCAGCATGGCTGGCCAATCTGCTCTTCGGCCTGTCTGCCCTGGTTCTTTTCAAACATGTCAGAACCTGA
- a CDS encoding DUF2062 domain-containing protein, with translation MIFENRIKKFYQQFISLKGDPESLAWGMAMGVFIGVTPTIPFHTVLIVFFGFLLKKNMTSAFLGSSLISNPVTIPLLYLSEYQIGRLILGPSGAEIRIKEYTVASILQLGWEVAVPLLLGGFLLGLVFTYPAYFLSYRLLSFMRKKEAYDIRSTDSP, from the coding sequence ATGATTTTTGAAAACCGGATCAAAAAATTCTATCAGCAGTTCATCAGTCTCAAGGGTGACCCGGAATCGCTGGCGTGGGGCATGGCGATGGGGGTCTTCATCGGAGTCACGCCGACAATTCCTTTTCACACTGTCCTGATTGTTTTTTTTGGCTTTCTACTCAAAAAGAACATGACTTCAGCGTTTCTCGGATCATCGCTGATTTCCAACCCGGTGACCATTCCCCTTCTTTATCTAAGTGAATATCAGATCGGCAGATTGATCCTGGGGCCAAGCGGAGCTGAAATCAGGATTAAGGAATATACCGTTGCATCCATCCTCCAACTCGGATGGGAGGTTGCCGTGCCTCTTCTTCTCGGAGGGTTTCTCCTGGGCCTTGTTTTTACATATCCCGCTTACTTCCTTTCTTATCGACTTTTATCTTTTATGAGAAAAAAAGAAGCCTATGACATTCGTTCGACAGATTCTCCGTAA
- the metK gene encoding methionine adenosyltransferase translates to MQITSESVKVGHPDIVADSIAANIIAAILDEEKKIGLTVDNMPHCGIEVFLGKGLCIVGGEVATRIYVDIERCVRDTVLKLGYCDYELGLNGNSMGILNTIIPQSPDINIGTRADLGKYKEIGAGDQGIIYGFACDETPELLPLPYVLATKMMRVFEEAKNPVFAPDGKGQITVEYNDEGKPVRVATVLMSNAIDYRHVPEGFRNSIEPLAKQMAMNCFREWVDEQTDFLFNPTGEWQSVNSCSAADSGVTGRKLVVQLYGGYPGAQLGGGSIVNKTPEKVDCSAALGARYVAKNIVAAGLAGKCSIQLSYAIGIARPISIYVHTFGTGVISDNKIGTIVREYFDLSPRGMIERFNLLDGEKYRKLPKTLFLDDYPWEKTDMVDSLKKAADI, encoded by the coding sequence ATGCAGATTACGTCAGAAAGTGTCAAAGTGGGTCATCCGGATATCGTTGCGGATTCCATCGCTGCCAACATCATCGCTGCCATTCTGGATGAAGAAAAGAAGATCGGATTGACCGTGGACAACATGCCGCATTGCGGTATCGAGGTCTTTCTGGGCAAGGGACTCTGTATTGTCGGAGGCGAAGTCGCCACCAGGATTTATGTGGACATCGAACGATGCGTCCGGGATACGGTGTTGAAACTCGGTTATTGTGATTATGAACTCGGTCTGAATGGAAATTCCATGGGAATACTCAATACGATTATTCCTCAATCACCCGACATCAACATCGGAACCCGGGCTGATCTGGGAAAGTACAAGGAGATCGGCGCGGGAGATCAAGGCATTATTTACGGATTCGCCTGTGATGAAACTCCGGAACTGCTGCCTCTGCCTTATGTATTGGCCACTAAGATGATGCGTGTTTTTGAAGAAGCCAAAAATCCGGTCTTCGCTCCTGATGGAAAAGGGCAGATCACGGTAGAGTATAATGACGAAGGGAAACCGGTTCGGGTCGCAACGGTGCTGATGTCCAATGCCATTGATTATCGCCATGTGCCGGAGGGATTCCGGAACAGCATAGAACCTCTGGCCAAGCAGATGGCCATGAATTGTTTCCGTGAATGGGTGGATGAGCAGACCGATTTTCTCTTTAATCCGACAGGCGAATGGCAGTCCGTTAATTCCTGCAGCGCGGCGGATTCCGGTGTAACAGGAAGAAAACTCGTTGTTCAGCTTTATGGCGGTTATCCCGGAGCCCAACTGGGCGGAGGGTCTATTGTCAACAAGACGCCGGAAAAGGTCGATTGTTCCGCGGCACTTGGAGCCCGTTACGTAGCAAAGAATATCGTTGCCGCGGGATTAGCCGGCAAGTGTTCCATTCAACTGTCCTATGCCATCGGTATCGCACGTCCGATCTCAATTTATGTGCATACCTTCGGGACAGGGGTCATATCCGATAACAAGATAGGAACGATCGTCAGAGAATACTTTGATCTGTCACCGCGGGGCATGATTGAGCGATTCAATCTCCTGGATGGGGAGAAGTACAGGAAACTGCCGAAGACGCTTTTCCTTGATGACTACCCCTGGGAAAAAACGGACATGGTGGATTCACTCAAAAAGGCCGCTGACATATAA
- the panD gene encoding aspartate 1-decarboxylase produces MQRLMLKSKIHRATVTDADLHYEGSISIDEALMEAADLLPYEKVAIYDVNNGERFTTYVITGKRGSGVICLNGAAARKVAKGDLVIIASYVIVDGEEAKGWKPTCVFVDPENQIKH; encoded by the coding sequence ATGCAAAGGTTGATGCTTAAATCCAAAATTCACAGAGCGACCGTAACGGACGCAGATCTTCATTATGAGGGCAGTATTTCCATTGATGAAGCGTTGATGGAGGCTGCGGATCTTCTGCCCTATGAAAAGGTTGCTATCTATGATGTCAACAATGGCGAGCGATTTACAACTTACGTAATCACGGGCAAGCGGGGCTCTGGGGTTATCTGCCTTAACGGTGCTGCGGCGAGAAAGGTCGCCAAGGGGGATCTGGTTATCATCGCCAGTTACGTCATCGTGGACGGTGAGGAGGCAAAAGGCTGGAAGCCGACCTGTGTGTTTGTTGATCCGGAAAATCAAATCAAACACTGA
- the ahcY gene encoding adenosylhomocysteinase → MEFLEIDGLLPYRVADLSLAEWGWKEMALAENEMPGLMAVREKYGDQKPLAGFKVMGSLHMTIQTAMLIETLKILGADIRWASCNIFSTQDHAAAAIAKSGTAAVFAWKGETLEEYWWCTEQALTWPDGSGPDLIVDDGGDATLFIHQGARIEKESDLLDKRQDNKEMQIIMDRLKKSFARDSNRWTRVAAAVRGVSEETTTGVHRLYQMAKAGELLFPAINVNDSVTKSKFDNLYGCRESLADGIKRATDIMVAGKVVVVCGYGDVGKGCVQSMRGFGARVIVTEVDPICALQAAMEGYEVKTLEDVVEEGDIFVTATGCCDVITGEHMERMKNEAIVCNIGHFDSEIAMHYLEGNPACKKESIKPQVDKWTLASGRSIIMLAEGRLVNLGCATGHPSFVMSNSFTNQCLAQIELAGKNYKPGVYTLPKKLDEEVARLHLGRLGVKLTRLTPKQAEYLGISVEGPYKAEHYRY, encoded by the coding sequence ATGGAATTTCTGGAGATTGACGGTTTACTGCCCTATCGGGTAGCCGACCTTTCCCTGGCGGAATGGGGATGGAAGGAGATGGCCCTGGCGGAGAATGAAATGCCGGGACTGATGGCTGTGCGCGAGAAGTATGGGGATCAGAAGCCTCTGGCGGGCTTCAAGGTCATGGGCAGCCTCCATATGACCATTCAGACGGCGATGTTGATCGAGACTCTTAAAATTCTGGGTGCGGATATCCGCTGGGCCTCTTGCAATATCTTTTCGACGCAGGATCATGCCGCTGCGGCGATCGCGAAATCAGGAACGGCGGCAGTTTTTGCCTGGAAGGGTGAAACGCTGGAAGAGTACTGGTGGTGCACCGAACAGGCCTTGACCTGGCCGGACGGCAGCGGTCCCGATCTTATCGTCGATGACGGAGGGGATGCCACCCTGTTTATTCATCAGGGCGCACGTATTGAAAAGGAGTCCGATCTTCTGGATAAAAGGCAGGACAACAAAGAGATGCAGATTATCATGGATCGACTGAAAAAATCCTTTGCCAGAGACTCAAATCGATGGACTCGGGTGGCCGCAGCGGTTCGCGGGGTATCTGAAGAAACGACAACGGGAGTGCATCGCCTTTACCAGATGGCCAAAGCCGGGGAACTTCTCTTTCCAGCCATTAATGTGAATGATTCCGTGACGAAGTCGAAATTTGACAATCTTTACGGTTGCCGGGAATCCCTGGCCGACGGGATCAAGCGGGCGACGGATATCATGGTTGCTGGCAAGGTTGTTGTCGTCTGCGGATACGGCGATGTCGGGAAGGGTTGTGTCCAGTCGATGCGGGGATTCGGCGCCCGCGTCATTGTAACCGAAGTTGACCCGATCTGCGCGTTGCAGGCCGCCATGGAGGGATATGAGGTAAAAACCCTGGAAGACGTGGTTGAAGAAGGGGATATATTCGTCACAGCCACCGGCTGTTGTGACGTTATCACCGGCGAGCACATGGAGCGCATGAAAAATGAAGCCATTGTCTGCAATATCGGTCATTTCGACAGTGAAATCGCCATGCACTACCTCGAGGGAAATCCGGCCTGCAAAAAGGAATCCATCAAACCTCAGGTCGATAAATGGACCCTGGCATCGGGACGCTCCATTATCATGCTGGCTGAGGGCCGCCTTGTCAATCTGGGCTGTGCGACGGGTCATCCCAGTTTTGTCATGAGCAACAGCTTTACCAATCAGTGTCTGGCGCAGATTGAGCTGGCCGGCAAGAATTACAAGCCGGGTGTTTACACCCTGCCGAAGAAGCTTGATGAAGAAGTGGCCAGGCTTCATCTCGGGCGTCTTGGTGTGAAATTGACACGGCTTACTCCAAAACAGGCCGAATATCTCGGCATATCCGTCGAGGGTCCTTATAAGGCTGAACATTATCGTTACTGA
- the panC gene encoding pantoate--beta-alanine ligase: protein MKIIHAVHEMQDYSEALRKAGRRIAFVPTMGYFHEGHLDLMREGRKRSDCLVVSIYVNPTQFGASEDLEKYPRNFDRDSQLAEEVGVDVIFFPSNAEMYPVNYQTYVTVEEVTKNLCGLSRPGHFRGVATVCAKLFNMVKPHAAIFGKKDFQQLVTIKRMVADLNMDLEIVGMPTTREKDGLAMSSRNVYLSPEERESALCLSRSLLMARERYDQGERDAGRILQSIKAYIESVPSTRIDYLKICSTTTMQDVQSLDQESVLALAVFVGSTRLIDNHVFGEELNIR, encoded by the coding sequence ATGAAGATCATTCACGCGGTTCACGAGATGCAGGACTATTCCGAAGCTCTGAGGAAGGCAGGCAGGAGGATCGCCTTTGTTCCGACGATGGGCTATTTTCACGAAGGTCATCTCGACCTGATGCGTGAAGGCAGAAAAAGATCAGACTGTCTGGTCGTCAGCATTTACGTAAACCCGACCCAGTTCGGCGCCAGTGAAGATCTGGAAAAGTATCCACGAAACTTCGACCGGGACAGCCAATTGGCGGAAGAAGTCGGCGTGGATGTCATTTTCTTTCCCTCCAATGCCGAAATGTACCCGGTAAACTACCAGACTTATGTCACTGTGGAAGAAGTGACAAAAAATCTCTGCGGTCTGTCCAGACCGGGACATTTTCGGGGCGTTGCCACTGTATGCGCCAAACTGTTCAACATGGTTAAACCTCATGCGGCGATCTTCGGTAAAAAAGATTTTCAGCAACTGGTGACGATAAAACGGATGGTTGCTGATTTGAATATGGATCTTGAAATCGTCGGCATGCCGACAACAAGAGAAAAAGACGGGCTTGCCATGAGTTCCCGTAATGTTTATCTCAGCCCGGAGGAAAGGGAATCGGCCCTCTGTCTGAGCCGATCACTGCTGATGGCACGGGAGCGATATGATCAGGGGGAACGGGATGCCGGGCGGATACTGCAATCGATCAAAGCCTATATCGAAAGCGTTCCCTCCACGCGAATCGATTATCTGAAAATCTGCAGTACGACGACCATGCAGGATGTTCAGAGCCTGGATCAGGAGTCCGTTCTGGCGCTTGCCGTATTTGTCGGTTCCACGAGACTTATAGACAATCACGTGTTCGGTGAAGAGCTGAACATCAGATAA
- the tsaD gene encoding tRNA (adenosine(37)-N6)-threonylcarbamoyltransferase complex transferase subunit TsaD, translating into MIVLGIESSCDETAAAVVRDGRVLLSNVIASQIGEHSKYGGVVPEIASRKHIEAVIPVILQALHDAGMELSDIEGIAVTRGPGLVGSLLVGLSVAKALAFSRKLPLVGIHHLEGHIAAIFLSEKVPEFPFIALVVSGGHTNIYFVRGFGLFTLLGQTRDDAAGEAFDKAAKLLNIGYPGGVVIDRLAKEGDRNLLNFPRAMKESLDFSFSGLKTSLLVHVKKHGSPSAREDLAHLVAAYQEAIVDVLVEKTLKAAKMNSVPQVVVCGGVASNSRLREHFMERSREENIDLFIPPPVLCTDNAAMIAVVGENLLNKGKSEELSINAVSRWPLDVAGSFR; encoded by the coding sequence ATGATTGTTTTAGGGATTGAGTCGTCATGTGACGAAACGGCGGCGGCGGTCGTTCGGGACGGCCGTGTTCTGTTGTCCAATGTGATCGCCTCGCAGATTGGCGAACACAGCAAATATGGCGGCGTGGTGCCCGAAATCGCGTCGCGCAAGCATATTGAAGCGGTCATTCCGGTTATTCTGCAGGCGCTTCATGATGCCGGGATGGAGTTATCGGATATCGAAGGGATCGCAGTAACCAGAGGACCGGGGCTTGTCGGTTCTCTGCTGGTTGGACTTTCCGTTGCGAAAGCCCTGGCTTTTTCCCGGAAGCTTCCCCTCGTGGGAATTCATCACCTGGAAGGGCACATAGCGGCCATCTTCCTCAGTGAGAAGGTGCCCGAGTTTCCCTTCATTGCGCTTGTAGTGTCCGGGGGGCATACCAACATATACTTCGTCCGGGGGTTCGGGTTATTTACTCTTCTGGGTCAGACAAGAGATGATGCGGCAGGAGAAGCCTTTGACAAGGCAGCGAAACTGCTGAATATCGGCTATCCCGGAGGAGTGGTGATCGATCGTCTGGCGAAGGAGGGCGACCGGAATCTGCTGAATTTCCCAAGGGCGATGAAGGAAAGCCTTGATTTCAGTTTCAGCGGACTTAAGACGTCTCTTCTTGTTCATGTAAAAAAACATGGGAGCCCTTCTGCCAGGGAAGATCTTGCTCATCTGGTTGCCGCCTATCAGGAAGCCATTGTCGATGTCCTGGTGGAGAAAACCCTGAAAGCCGCCAAAATGAATTCCGTTCCCCAGGTTGTCGTCTGTGGCGGAGTGGCCTCGAACAGTCGTCTCAGGGAACATTTTATGGAGAGAAGCCGGGAAGAAAACATCGATCTGTTTATTCCTCCTCCCGTGCTGTGCACTGACAATGCCGCGATGATCGCCGTGGTGGGCGAAAACCTTCTGAACAAAGGGAAAAGCGAAGAACTCAGTATAAATGCCGTATCGCGATGGCCTCTCGATGTGGCGGGATCGTTCCGGTAG
- the nadB gene encoding L-aspartate oxidase, with product MEIKTDFLVLGSGIAGLSFAIRAAELGTVAIVTKKEKSESNTNYAQGGIAAVYDSQDRFEYHIRDTLICGAGLCKKDVVEFVVREGPQRVQELVDWGVDFTRAAPGSSTLYDLGREGGHSMRRVLHAKDLTGSEIERALNEKASSNSNIQVYENHLAVDLITMSSLMEMGKEESSPDRCLGAYVLDINNSQVHTFVAEYVVLATGGAGKVYLITTNPDIATADGIAMAYRAGARIANMEFIQFHPTCLYHPDAKSFLISEAVRGEGGILKLKSGDTFMEKYHSMQSLAPRDVVAKAIDNELKKSGDDFVLLDISHKDREFILNRFPNIYHKCLEFGIDMTREAIPVVPAAHYLCGGVEVNHHGETSIDRLFALGEVSCTGLHGANRLASNSLLEAVVYAHRAFMRASELPRRYREAPVSIPSWGQRRAIESDESVVVSHNWDEVRRCMWNYVGIVRSNKRLDRAARRIDLINREIDEYYQKFLITKDLIELRNIATAAMLIVQCAKMRKESRGLHYNIDYPERDDKNWQTDTCISKRMICRQGE from the coding sequence ATGGAAATTAAAACGGATTTCCTGGTTCTGGGCAGCGGCATCGCTGGTCTCAGTTTCGCCATCAGGGCGGCTGAGCTGGGAACGGTTGCCATTGTTACAAAAAAAGAAAAATCAGAGTCAAATACCAATTACGCCCAGGGAGGAATTGCCGCGGTTTACGATTCGCAGGATCGATTTGAATATCATATCCGCGATACATTAATTTGTGGAGCGGGTCTCTGCAAGAAGGATGTGGTCGAATTTGTCGTTCGGGAAGGGCCACAGCGTGTCCAGGAGCTCGTAGACTGGGGAGTCGACTTCACTCGAGCTGCGCCTGGCTCTTCCACCCTTTATGATCTGGGTCGGGAGGGAGGCCATTCCATGCGTCGCGTTCTGCATGCCAAGGATCTCACAGGAAGCGAAATCGAGCGCGCATTGAATGAAAAAGCCAGCTCCAATTCGAATATCCAGGTTTATGAGAATCATCTGGCCGTCGATCTTATAACAATGTCTTCCCTTATGGAAATGGGAAAGGAAGAGAGTTCTCCTGATCGCTGCCTCGGTGCGTATGTGCTCGATATCAATAACAGTCAGGTTCACACCTTTGTCGCTGAGTATGTTGTTCTGGCCACGGGTGGAGCGGGCAAGGTTTACCTGATTACAACCAACCCGGATATTGCGACTGCGGACGGCATCGCCATGGCCTACAGGGCCGGAGCGAGGATTGCAAACATGGAATTCATCCAGTTTCACCCCACCTGCCTTTATCACCCCGATGCCAAGTCATTTCTGATCAGCGAAGCGGTTAGAGGCGAAGGGGGCATCCTGAAGCTGAAAAGCGGTGATACCTTCATGGAAAAGTATCATTCCATGCAAAGCCTGGCACCCCGGGACGTGGTTGCCAAAGCCATTGACAACGAATTGAAAAAATCCGGCGATGACTTTGTTCTGCTCGATATTTCCCATAAGGACAGAGAATTTATCCTCAACCGCTTCCCGAACATTTATCACAAATGCCTGGAATTCGGTATTGACATGACTCGGGAAGCCATTCCCGTCGTCCCCGCGGCACATTATCTCTGCGGAGGCGTAGAGGTGAACCATCATGGAGAGACAAGCATCGACCGGCTTTTCGCTCTTGGCGAGGTTTCCTGCACGGGACTTCACGGAGCCAACCGGCTGGCCAGCAATTCTCTTCTTGAAGCGGTGGTTTACGCCCATCGGGCCTTCATGAGGGCCTCCGAATTACCGCGCCGGTACAGGGAAGCGCCTGTTTCCATTCCGTCCTGGGGTCAGCGGCGGGCCATTGAAAGCGACGAATCCGTCGTTGTTTCCCATAACTGGGATGAGGTTCGTCGGTGCATGTGGAATTATGTCGGGATTGTTCGCTCCAACAAACGCCTGGACAGGGCCGCACGCCGCATCGACCTGATCAATCGGGAAATTGACGAATACTATCAGAAATTTCTAATCACTAAGGATCTTATTGAACTGCGCAACATCGCGACGGCGGCCATGCTGATCGTTCAGTGCGCCAAAATGAGAAAAGAAAGCAGAGGGCTGCATTACAACATCGACTACCCCGAAAGGGACGACAAAAACTGGCAGACGGACACCTGCATCTCCAAGCGAATGATCTGCCGGCAGGGGGAATGA